The nucleotide sequence CGTTGTTAACCAAGACTTCTTCGTAGCCAGAAGGATGCAAACCGCGAACGATTTTTGCGCCTTTGTAGCCGCTGCTTGGACCTGGGGGCCAGCCTTTGATTTTGCGGCGGATTTTGTTGTCCAAGCCACGGGGTCGCCTCCAGCTTTCGCTGAACTTGTCATAGCGCCAGCTTTCAGGACGAACAAAAGCAGGTTTCTTAGCTTTAGCCCGTGCGCGAACTCGCAGCGCATTTTGCAGTGATGGAGAATCTTTCTTGTCGGTCATTTTAGTCCATTCCCTCGTTTCGTTCGTATACGTATATGCCGTCTAGGAAAACACGAGGATCCTTGTTTGTCACTTTCGTAACCATTTCGATATTTGCAGCTGTTTGGCTGACATCTTCTAGGGCTATGCCTTTGATGATGATGTCCTCGGGCTCTAGGGTGACTTTGACGTCGCCTAAGATTTTGGCTTTGCGGGCGCGGCGTTCACCAGTAAAGTTTTCGACCAAGACAGCGCGGTCTTTGAGTTTCACGGTTATGGGGAAGTGGGAGAACACGATTTTGAGTTTGTATGTGAAACCTTTGGTGACGCCAGTTATCATGTTGTTTATGTGAGAGTTAACAGTGCCCACCATGGCGGCTTCTTTTTTGCGGGGCCACTCAGCCCATATCTTTACGGTTTTGCCGTCAGCATTAAGGGAAACAGGAGCAAACGAAAAATCCCTAAACAAGGTTCCTTTCTCACCTTTAACGGTGACTTTACCCCCATCTAGGGTTAACTCTACATTATCGGGGACTTCAATTATTCGAGAGACTTCTGGCAGTCGCATTTCAAGCACCTTAATCTTTCTTTTTTATTAATACACGAAGGCTAGTAGCCTGCCTCCGGAATTCTTTTCTTCAGCGTCCCTGTGAGAAATAACGCCCGTGGAGGTGGAAACCACCATGATGCCGACGTTTCGGGAAGGCAGGAATTTCTTCTCCCAATCCTCAAACTCGCCGACTTTGACGGAGAAACGGGGTTTCACAGAACCGCATTTGTTGATTCTGCCCATTAACTGGACTTTGAATTTGCCTTGGCGGCCGTCATCGATGAATTCGAATTCGCCGATGTAGCCGTTTAACTGCATAATACGCAGCACTCGACCTAAAAGTTTAGAGGCAGGGCTAATTACGCATTCGCGTTTGTTACGCATCTCGTTGTTGATTATGGTCGTCAAACCATTGGTTAAAGTATCCATACTCTTTTGCCTCGTTACTCATATTTTTTAAAGCCAAGTTTAGGCGCGGCTTCTCTAAAACAATGCCTACACAAATATAAATCGTAGCGTCGAATGACAGGACCATAAGATCCACATCGTTGACAAGGCCGTGCACCTTTGCCGTATTTACGCTCTTTCTTTAATTGTTGTTTTCCCATGCAATCTCCTCTGTTTTAGACGATTTCCGCTCCTATAGTTTCTTTTATGAACAAAACCGACTCCGCGGGTGTAAGAACATGTTTGTGTCCAACTTTGGCTTTGCGTCTTCGGCGGTCGCGCACACGGTCACCGGGACGATTCACGGTAACACAGACGTCCATGCCAAAGATACCAATGTTAGGGTCATATTTTACGCCAGGTATTTCGATGTGCTCTTTTAGGCCAAAGGCAAAGTTGCCGCGTTCGTCAAAGCTTTTGCGCGAGATTCTGTTTTCTACTACGGGCAACACTTTTTTGAGGAAGTCTATGGCGGCTTGCCTGCGCAGTGTGACAACGCATGCGATGGGTTCGCCTTGACGTATGCCAAAGTCGCGTATGGACATTTTGGCGTTTTTCTTGACGGGTTTTTGACCTGTGATTTCGTTTAGCACGCGAAAAGCTTTGTCAAGAGGCTCTCCTGATTTGCCTACGTTGAGGTTGACGACTACTTTTTCGATGCGGGGCTGGAGCATTGGTTGCTCTTTCCATTTCTTGAAGACGGCTTCTGTCTCAGACAACTGGCGCAACCTCCTCTGCGGTTTCTTCTGGGGCGGTCTCCGCTGGCGCTGCTTCAGGTTCAGGCTCTGGTTGAGCGGGTTCTGGAGCAGGTGCTGGCGCGGTTAGGGGCTGTGAACCCTCCAAAGAGAACACGAAGTCAAGAATTGTCTGGTAACGCGCGCCCTTTTCATCCTCGACAATTACGAGAGCGTTTCGGCGTTTCTTGGCTTCGGCTTTTTCAATCTCTACGATTTTGCCGCGTACGCCAATGTTTTTTCCGCCAGTGATTATGGCTGAGTTACCTTCCTTTAGAGATAGGCAGCCGACGATTTCTTTGGATGGAACAGATAGTTTGAGCATGTCAAAGGTTTGGTAGATGTCTTCGCGTGGGTTTTTGGAGTCAGCAACTTTGATTGTTAGGTTGGTTCCGTCGTGGAAGTTTAGTTGTATGCCGCTGGGGGTGGTTTTTTTGCCTTCTATGCGGCAGAGTTTAAAGTTGCTTTCGTCTTTGCCGATGGATTCAAGGAATAAGCCTTTGTGATTGGGCATTATACGGTAGTATTTGCCTGCGTCAGGCATGGAAATTACGTCCATTAAGCCTACGGGGAACTCGTCGTCGCGTCGGGTTTTGCCGTCAACAAGCACTTTGCCTTGTGAAATTGCTTTTTTGGCTTCTTTTCGGTTTTCTGCTACTTTTAGTATGTCACGGAGAACAAGCGCAAGAGGCAAACAACCGTGCAGGCTGTGAGGGCCAGACGAGGGTTTAATTGTCCAAAGTGCCTCTTTCTTGTGAATTGGCCAAAACTTTGGTGCGGGTTTGCGCTTTAGCCGTGCTGTTTTTCCATTTTTACCCATTTATTTTCCTCCTTCAGCTTTGGAAGCTTTGCGTTTGGGTGCAGGCTTCTTTTCAACTGGCTTTTTTGCTTCAGGCTTTTTCTTTGAAACAGGAGTTGTTTCCTTTTTCAATATTGGCTTTTTGCGTTCCAATATAGCCTTTCGGCGTTTATCGTCCAGAGTCAGGTTTTTAATCATGATCTTTGAAGGATGCAACGCTACGAACACGGTGTTTCCGTCAACTTTCTCTCGGGTCAAGCCTTCAAGGAATACGCGGTAGTGTTTCATGTCGATAGTGGAGACTTTGCCTTCAAAGCCTTTGTTGTCTCCGCGCGTTACACGAACGGTATCGCCCTTGCGAACTGGAAGAGCTTTAACGCCGTTCTTAGCCAAAAGCTCAGGCGACAACGGAGCAGTCATTAGCTTATGGCGCAAATGAGCAGGCGCATTATA is from Candidatus Bathyarchaeota archaeon and encodes:
- a CDS encoding 30S ribosomal protein S4e, with protein sequence MGKNGKTARLKRKPAPKFWPIHKKEALWTIKPSSGPHSLHGCLPLALVLRDILKVAENRKEAKKAISQGKVLVDGKTRRDDEFPVGLMDVISMPDAGKYYRIMPNHKGLFLESIGKDESNFKLCRIEGKKTTPSGIQLNFHDGTNLTIKVADSKNPREDIYQTFDMLKLSVPSKEIVGCLSLKEGNSAIITGGKNIGVRGKIVEIEKAEAKKRRNALVIVEDEKGARYQTILDFVFSLEGSQPLTAPAPAPEPAQPEPEPEAAPAETAPEETAEEVAPVV
- a CDS encoding 30S ribosomal protein S8 — its product is MDTLTNGLTTIINNEMRNKRECVISPASKLLGRVLRIMQLNGYIGEFEFIDDGRQGKFKVQLMGRINKCGSVKPRFSVKVGEFEDWEKKFLPSRNVGIMVVSTSTGVISHRDAEEKNSGGRLLAFVY
- a CDS encoding 50S ribosomal protein L5; amino-acid sequence: MRQLSETEAVFKKWKEQPMLQPRIEKVVVNLNVGKSGEPLDKAFRVLNEITGQKPVKKNAKMSIRDFGIRQGEPIACVVTLRRQAAIDFLKKVLPVVENRISRKSFDERGNFAFGLKEHIEIPGVKYDPNIGIFGMDVCVTVNRPGDRVRDRRRRKAKVGHKHVLTPAESVLFIKETIGAEIV
- a CDS encoding 30S ribosomal protein S14, which produces MGKQQLKKERKYGKGARPCQRCGSYGPVIRRYDLYLCRHCFREAAPKLGFKKYE
- a CDS encoding 50S ribosomal protein L6, which produces MRLPEVSRIIEVPDNVELTLDGGKVTVKGEKGTLFRDFSFAPVSLNADGKTVKIWAEWPRKKEAAMVGTVNSHINNMITGVTKGFTYKLKIVFSHFPITVKLKDRAVLVENFTGERRARKAKILGDVKVTLEPEDIIIKGIALEDVSQTAANIEMVTKVTNKDPRVFLDGIYVYERNEGMD